Proteins from a single region of Candidatus Rokuibacteriota bacterium:
- a CDS encoding molybdenum cofactor guanylyltransferase, which translates to MTVTGVIQAGGKSTRMGGKPKALIELGGKRIIERIVEALGTALSDLLIVTNTPESYAFLGLPMVPDVFPDHGSLGGIYSGLRAARGDAFTVACDMPFLHPEVVRLVVSHAGTADVVIPRVGDRLETMHALYGKACLPHMEALLRARRFKIISFFDRVRVREIPEPEVARYRDPAVCFMNVNTPDELTRARELLAGLEGTA; encoded by the coding sequence ATGACCGTCACGGGCGTGATCCAGGCGGGCGGGAAATCGACGCGCATGGGCGGGAAGCCCAAGGCGCTGATCGAGCTCGGGGGCAAGCGGATCATCGAGCGCATCGTCGAAGCGCTGGGGACTGCGCTCTCCGACCTCCTGATCGTCACGAACACGCCCGAGAGCTACGCCTTCCTCGGCCTCCCCATGGTCCCCGATGTCTTTCCCGATCACGGCTCGCTCGGCGGGATCTATTCGGGGCTCCGCGCCGCCAGGGGTGACGCCTTCACCGTGGCGTGCGATATGCCGTTCCTCCACCCCGAGGTCGTCCGGCTCGTGGTCTCCCACGCCGGGACCGCCGACGTGGTGATCCCACGGGTGGGTGATCGGCTCGAGACGATGCACGCGCTCTATGGCAAAGCCTGCCTCCCCCACATGGAAGCGCTGCTCCGCGCGAGGCGCTTCAAGATCATCAGCTTCTTCGACAGGGTGCGCGTCCGCGAGATCCCCGAGCCCGAGGTGGCGCGCTACCGGGACCCGGCGGTTTGCTTCATGAATGTGAACACCCCCGACGAGCTCACCCGGGCCCGGGAGCTTCTCGCCGGGCTCGAAGGCACCGCGTGA